From Demequina capsici, one genomic window encodes:
- a CDS encoding MarR family winged helix-turn-helix transcriptional regulator codes for MTAAIETQLSQQERVAIARLHALLELLPAALDKQLAAIGLTAFEFTLLEALDESPSGRVRLGRLAARTNATLPRLSRVVTGLERKGLVVREPCPEDGRAFNAVLTPQGRDAFQDARPQHAHAVRAMVLEDLSVQDVDELAALCLKILGRLDPDHRMDVTACLADPAPSGATGAECDADPTPACDADPRPSA; via the coding sequence ATGACCGCCGCGATCGAGACACAGTTGAGCCAACAGGAGCGTGTGGCGATCGCTCGCCTGCATGCGCTTCTCGAGCTGCTGCCGGCCGCGCTCGACAAGCAGCTGGCAGCCATCGGGCTCACCGCGTTCGAGTTCACGCTGCTGGAGGCGCTCGATGAGAGCCCCAGCGGACGCGTCCGACTGGGTCGCCTCGCCGCACGCACCAATGCGACGCTGCCCCGGCTTTCCCGCGTCGTCACGGGGCTTGAGCGCAAGGGGCTGGTGGTGCGCGAACCATGCCCGGAGGACGGGCGCGCGTTCAACGCGGTGCTGACGCCGCAGGGACGGGACGCCTTCCAGGACGCCCGCCCTCAGCACGCCCACGCGGTGCGAGCGATGGTGCTCGAAGACCTCAGCGTCCAGGACGTCGACGAGCTCGCCGCGCTGTGCTTGAAGATTCTGGGGCGACTCGACCCGGATCACAGGATGGACGTGACAGCATGCCTCGCGGACCCCGCGCCCAGCGGTGCGACCGGGGCCGAGTGCGACGCGGATCCCACGCCGGCGTGCGACGCAGACCCTCGGCCCAGCGCATGA
- a CDS encoding NADPH-dependent F420 reductase, with amino-acid sequence MATITIFGTGNMANAIGGVLAEGGSSVQYISEAESGTAAIDGDIVVLAVPYPAVDSIIAARSEALAGKIVVDITNPLDFSTFDSLVVPAGSSAAAEIQAKLPSSKVLKAFNTTFAATLATAKVGDLQTTVQVAGDDADAKAALAAAVEAGGVSVIDAGSLKRAHELEAFGFLQLTLAAAEKISWTGGFGVVR; translated from the coding sequence ATGGCCACCATCACCATCTTCGGCACCGGCAACATGGCCAACGCGATCGGCGGCGTGCTCGCCGAGGGCGGCAGCTCCGTGCAGTACATCTCCGAGGCCGAGTCGGGGACCGCCGCGATCGACGGCGACATCGTCGTGCTCGCGGTCCCCTACCCCGCGGTCGACAGCATCATCGCGGCTCGCTCCGAGGCTCTCGCGGGCAAGATCGTGGTCGACATCACGAACCCGCTCGACTTCTCGACCTTCGACTCGCTCGTCGTCCCCGCGGGCAGCTCGGCTGCCGCCGAGATCCAGGCCAAGCTCCCCTCGTCCAAGGTGCTGAAGGCGTTCAACACCACCTTCGCGGCGACGCTCGCCACGGCGAAGGTGGGCGACCTGCAGACGACGGTCCAGGTCGCGGGAGATGACGCCGACGCCAAGGCCGCGCTCGCAGCGGCGGTCGAAGCCGGCGGCGTGTCGGTCATCGACGCGGGCTCGCTCAAGCGCGCCCATGAGCTCGAGGCGTTCGGCTTCCTGCAGCTCACGCTCGCGGCAGCGGAGAAGATCTCGTGGACGGGAGGCTTCGGCGTCGTCCGCTGA
- a CDS encoding class I SAM-dependent methyltransferase — translation MDRVSRFYTGPGGLIEAIGAALDGAGLSRGSLRTMDLAAVDEFHIRGRVATLEIIEALSVGQGTRVLDLGSGLGGPARTLAELTGCTVVGIDLTPEFGAVAAELSRWTGLSERTTFLVGDATRTGIPDAVMDAVMTVHVAMNIADKLALYAEALRVLRPGGRFVVYDVLQGEGGDVVYPVPWAHEPSTSHLETPERMRQLLTSTGFAILSERDSSDDSLVWFREVREKIERDGPPPVTFAAFLGDAFGQMAANQVRNLAERRIRTVMYLCERPARQAPEAAST, via the coding sequence ATGGACCGCGTCTCGAGGTTCTACACCGGCCCCGGCGGATTGATCGAGGCGATCGGCGCCGCCCTTGACGGCGCCGGACTCAGTCGCGGCTCCCTGCGGACCATGGATCTCGCCGCAGTCGACGAGTTCCACATCCGAGGCCGCGTGGCGACGCTGGAGATCATCGAGGCGCTCTCGGTGGGTCAGGGCACTCGGGTGCTCGATCTCGGCAGCGGGCTGGGCGGCCCGGCTCGCACTCTCGCGGAGCTGACAGGGTGCACGGTGGTCGGGATCGACCTCACGCCCGAGTTCGGTGCGGTGGCTGCGGAGCTGTCGCGGTGGACCGGTCTGTCCGAGCGTACGACGTTCCTGGTCGGGGACGCCACGCGCACCGGCATCCCTGATGCCGTGATGGATGCGGTCATGACCGTCCACGTCGCGATGAACATCGCTGACAAGCTCGCGCTGTACGCCGAGGCTCTGCGGGTGCTGCGGCCCGGAGGCCGGTTCGTCGTCTACGACGTCCTCCAAGGCGAAGGTGGCGACGTGGTCTATCCCGTGCCGTGGGCGCACGAACCCTCCACGAGCCACCTCGAGACTCCCGAGCGGATGCGGCAGCTGCTCACGTCCACCGGCTTCGCGATCCTGTCCGAGCGCGACTCGTCCGACGACAGCCTTGTGTGGTTCCGCGAGGTGCGGGAGAAGATCGAACGTGACGGCCCGCCGCCTGTCACGTTCGCGGCCTTCCTTGGCGACGCCTTCGGGCAGATGGCAGCGAATCAGGTGAGGAACCTGGCGGAACGCCGCATCCGGACTGTCATGTATCTGTGCGAGCGACCTGCGCGACAGGCGCCGGAGGCGGCGTCGACGTAG
- the poxB gene encoding ubiquinone-dependent pyruvate dehydrogenase, with protein MAKTVAHTFIDTLVRAGVRRIWGIAGDSLNALTDALREDGRIEWMHTRHEEAAAFAAGADADVTGRIAVLAGSSGPGNLHFINGLYDAQRNHVPVLAIASHIPLDQIGSNYFQETHPQELYRELSVYSELVSDASQLPWVLETAMRTAIERKGVAVVTVPSDIFFQPAPARRPTAPIVAAAPRIVPSVAELQAAAKALDAAGRITILAGSGVAGAHAEVLALAERLQAPIVHAMRGKEHIEYDNPYDVGMTGLIGFASGYRAMERADALLMLGTDFPYRQFYPDSATIIQVDIRGENLGRRTPIDLGLVGDVASTSEALLPLLRVGRDGKHLKDSVKHYERTRKDLDALAYDDGRKPIHPQFLTRTVSRVAADDAIFTADVGSPTVWAARYLEMTEHRRLLGSFNHGSMANALSQALGAQADDRARQVVALSGDGGLTMLMGELLTAVQNDLPVKVVVSNNSSLNFVELEMKAAGIPTYATGLKNPDFAAVARAMGIAGIRVEDGRDLEDALRTALATPGPVLVDVVTARDELTLPPTVTGAQARGFALWALKTVMSGRGDELLDLADTNVWRRVLRGRQR; from the coding sequence ATGGCGAAGACCGTGGCCCACACATTCATCGACACGCTCGTGCGCGCGGGGGTGCGGCGCATCTGGGGAATCGCAGGGGACTCGCTCAACGCGCTCACGGACGCGCTGCGCGAGGACGGGCGCATCGAGTGGATGCACACCCGGCATGAGGAGGCGGCAGCGTTCGCCGCAGGCGCCGACGCGGACGTCACCGGGCGGATCGCGGTGCTCGCCGGCAGCTCGGGTCCCGGGAACCTCCACTTCATCAACGGGCTCTACGACGCTCAGCGCAACCACGTGCCGGTCCTCGCGATCGCCTCGCACATCCCGCTCGACCAGATCGGCAGCAACTACTTCCAGGAGACCCACCCTCAGGAGCTCTATCGCGAGCTCTCGGTGTACTCGGAGCTCGTGAGCGACGCCTCACAGCTGCCGTGGGTGCTCGAGACGGCCATGCGCACCGCGATCGAACGCAAGGGCGTCGCCGTCGTCACCGTGCCCTCGGACATCTTCTTCCAGCCTGCCCCCGCACGTCGGCCGACCGCGCCGATCGTCGCCGCGGCGCCGCGCATCGTCCCGTCCGTGGCGGAGCTGCAGGCAGCCGCGAAGGCCCTGGACGCCGCAGGGAGGATCACGATCCTCGCGGGCTCCGGCGTGGCCGGGGCGCACGCCGAGGTGCTCGCGCTCGCCGAACGGCTCCAGGCGCCGATCGTGCACGCCATGCGCGGCAAGGAGCATATCGAGTACGACAACCCGTACGACGTGGGGATGACAGGGCTTATCGGCTTCGCCTCGGGATATCGCGCCATGGAGCGGGCGGATGCGCTGCTGATGCTCGGCACCGACTTCCCGTATCGCCAGTTCTACCCGGACAGTGCGACCATCATCCAGGTGGACATCAGGGGCGAGAACCTGGGGCGCCGCACGCCGATCGACCTCGGGCTCGTCGGTGACGTCGCGTCCACGTCGGAGGCCCTGCTCCCGCTGCTGCGCGTGGGCCGCGACGGCAAGCACCTGAAGGACTCTGTCAAGCACTACGAGCGCACGCGCAAGGATCTCGACGCGCTGGCGTACGACGACGGGCGGAAGCCGATCCACCCCCAGTTCCTCACGCGCACCGTGTCCAGGGTCGCCGCGGACGACGCGATCTTCACGGCCGATGTGGGGAGCCCGACGGTGTGGGCAGCGCGCTATCTCGAGATGACCGAGCACCGCCGCCTGCTCGGGTCGTTCAACCACGGCTCGATGGCGAATGCGTTGTCGCAGGCGCTCGGCGCGCAGGCGGACGACCGTGCGCGACAGGTCGTCGCGCTCTCCGGCGATGGCGGTCTGACGATGCTGATGGGCGAGCTGCTCACGGCAGTGCAGAACGACCTCCCCGTCAAGGTCGTGGTGTCGAACAACTCCTCGCTCAACTTCGTCGAGCTGGAGATGAAGGCGGCGGGCATCCCCACGTATGCCACGGGGCTGAAGAATCCCGACTTCGCGGCCGTGGCGCGGGCGATGGGCATCGCCGGCATCCGCGTCGAGGACGGGCGCGACCTCGAGGACGCGCTGCGGACCGCATTGGCCACTCCGGGACCGGTGCTGGTGGACGTGGTCACCGCCCGTGATGAGCTCACCCTCCCTCCGACCGTGACCGGCGCTCAAGCGCGCGGGTTCGCCCTCTGGGCGCTCAAGACCGTGATGTCGGGCCGGGGCGACGAGCTTCTCGATCTCGCCGACACGAACGTGTGGCGGAGAGTCCTCAGGGGCCGTCAGCGCTGA
- a CDS encoding TetR/AcrR family transcriptional regulator yields MSTSAASEHGARTRGRPRDPALRERILEAAATLAMTSGVELGFERIAQEAGASRTTLYRWWDSPEELLLDAMLERTRWSLDHDSEGTAAARLRAQVYDAVEILSAPDTGKPLRALAAGALTNEKVRSAFNKHWLGPRREVAARILSDGMIRGEFRQDLDVEAVIDALFSPIYHRLLLTRMPMGRTYAATLWDLVGPGLRPD; encoded by the coding sequence ATGTCCACATCAGCCGCGTCGGAGCACGGGGCGCGGACCCGAGGCCGGCCGCGCGACCCCGCGCTGCGCGAGCGCATCCTCGAGGCCGCAGCCACGCTCGCCATGACGAGCGGAGTCGAGCTCGGATTCGAGCGCATCGCGCAGGAGGCCGGCGCGAGCCGCACCACCCTCTACCGCTGGTGGGACAGTCCGGAGGAGCTTCTGCTCGACGCGATGCTCGAGCGCACGCGGTGGTCGCTGGACCACGATTCGGAAGGCACCGCGGCGGCGCGCCTCAGGGCGCAGGTGTACGACGCCGTCGAGATCCTCTCCGCACCCGACACGGGCAAGCCGCTGCGCGCGCTGGCGGCAGGCGCGCTGACCAACGAGAAGGTCCGTTCCGCGTTCAACAAGCACTGGCTCGGGCCACGCCGTGAGGTCGCGGCGCGCATCCTGTCCGACGGCATGATCCGGGGCGAGTTCCGCCAGGACCTTGACGTCGAGGCTGTGATCGATGCGCTCTTCTCGCCCATCTACCACCGGCTCCTCCTGACGCGCATGCCGATGGGGCGCACCTACGCGGCCACGCTATGGGACCTTGTGGGGCCGGGCCTCAGGCCTGACTGA
- a CDS encoding NUDIX domain-containing protein, translating to MTHEPRNDSALPPLPPLPPHRDPADAWVVAPSGERYWGLHGAAGLIAFDPLRGVLLQHRAGWSHHGGTWGLPGGARHGSESALEGALREAAEEAEVPAEALTPVATHLLDLRVWSYTTVVARVDSPFEARVADAESLALRWVRPEEVAELDLHPGLRTSWPALRPLLGLRPALVVDVANVVGSVPDGWWRDRADATARVLAGTARVVAAGLPASVFGVAAHSVLPETVAVVEGAARGAVAKGSVRVADAAEDGDASVLAQVEELRAAGATVVVVSSDRGLRRRLGDDVMTLGAGTFRSLMSA from the coding sequence GTGACGCACGAGCCCCGGAACGACAGCGCGCTGCCTCCGCTGCCTCCGCTTCCTCCGCACCGGGACCCTGCGGATGCCTGGGTCGTCGCGCCCTCGGGCGAGCGCTACTGGGGCCTGCACGGCGCGGCAGGCCTGATCGCCTTCGACCCGTTGCGCGGCGTGCTGCTCCAGCACCGAGCAGGGTGGTCCCACCACGGGGGCACGTGGGGACTGCCGGGCGGCGCGAGGCACGGCTCGGAGTCAGCGCTCGAGGGTGCGCTGCGTGAGGCGGCCGAGGAGGCCGAGGTTCCCGCCGAGGCGCTGACCCCGGTCGCGACGCACCTGCTCGATCTGCGCGTCTGGAGCTACACCACGGTCGTCGCGCGCGTGGACTCGCCGTTCGAGGCCCGCGTGGCAGACGCGGAGTCGCTTGCGCTCCGATGGGTGCGGCCCGAGGAGGTGGCAGAGCTGGACCTGCACCCAGGCCTGCGGACGTCGTGGCCTGCGCTGAGACCGCTGCTGGGCCTGCGGCCGGCGCTTGTGGTCGACGTCGCGAACGTGGTCGGCTCCGTGCCTGACGGGTGGTGGAGGGATCGCGCGGACGCGACCGCGCGAGTCCTCGCCGGCACCGCGCGCGTCGTCGCGGCGGGACTTCCTGCGTCGGTCTTCGGGGTGGCGGCGCATAGCGTCCTTCCCGAGACCGTCGCCGTGGTCGAGGGTGCTGCCAGGGGAGCTGTGGCTAAAGGCTCCGTACGGGTCGCCGACGCCGCGGAGGACGGTGACGCGTCGGTGCTGGCGCAGGTGGAGGAGCTCCGCGCGGCGGGCGCGACCGTCGTGGTCGTGTCGTCGGACCGAGGGCTCCGCAGGCGGCTGGGCGACGACGTCATGACGCTCGGCGCGGGCACGTTCCGCAGCCTGATGTCCGCCTGA